In Leopardus geoffroyi isolate Oge1 chromosome D1, O.geoffroyi_Oge1_pat1.0, whole genome shotgun sequence, a single window of DNA contains:
- the LOC123601756 gene encoding membrane-spanning 4-domains subfamily A member 6D-like — protein sequence MLSRSMTNEAIAVLTPNGISFPQRGEPKPTNHRQYNLKKQLKAEVKVLGAIQILCGVMVLSLGIILVSVPSSPSFTPVFSTLLKSAYPFMGGLCFVISGTLSVIMEKKSTKPLVQSSVVANILSSLCALVGFILLSVMLDAVDPAFRKCTFNEEQRKPERTTFSYFINPYMDKQCITAKTTLTGTLSVMLIYTALEFCLAALSAVIWWKQAHSDFPGRVLFLPQSCKNKSSTPSKAFCDPGYEELVTS from the exons ATGCTATCACGGTCCATGACCAATGAGGCCATTGCAGTTCTGACACCAAATGGCATCAGCTTCCCCCAAAGAGGGGAACCTAAACCCACCAACCACAGGCAATACAACCTCAAGAAACAACTAAAGGCAGAGGTCAAAGTTCTTGGG GCTATTCAGATCCTGTGCGGGGTGATGGTGTTGAGTTTGGGGATCATTTTGGTATCTGTTCCGTCCTCTCCATCCTTTACCCCGGTGTTTTCCACCCTTTTGAAGTCTGCTTACCCATTCATGGGAGGCTTGTGT TTTGTCATTTCTGGAACTCTGTCAGTCATCATGGAGAAAAAGTCAACTAAGCCTTTG GTTCAGAGCAGCGTGGTTGCAAACATTCTGAGCTCTCTATGTGCTCTGGTGGGTTTCATTCTCCTCTCTGTCATGTTGGATGCTGTGGATCCTGCCTTTCGGAAGTGTACCTTCAACGAAGAGCAAAGAAAACCTGAACGGACTACATTTAGCTATTTTATTAACCCATATATGGACAAACAATGCATCACGGCCAAAACCACTCTGACC GGAACTCTGTCTGTGATGCTGATTTACACGGCGCTGGAGTTCTGCCTGGCTGCGCTCTCTGCCGTGATTTGGTGGAAACAGGCTCACTCTGACTTCCCTGGG cgTGTGCTTTTCCTGCCTCAGAGTTGCAAGAATAAATCCAGCACACCCTCAAAGGCATTTTGTGACCCTGGATATGAAGAACTAGTAACTTCTTAG
- the LOC123601754 gene encoding membrane-spanning 4-domains subfamily A member 6C-like isoform X2, whose amino-acid sequence MLSRSMTNEAIAVLTPNGISFPQRGEPKPTNHRQYNLKKQLKAEVKVLGAIQILCGVMVLSLGIILVSVPSSPSFTPVFSTLLKSAYPFMGGLCFVISGTLSVIMEKKSTKPLSSGTKTVTVLQRGVCVVDSVQTLEKSQSKLLCGEFSLILLSI is encoded by the exons ATGCTATCACGGTCCATGACCAATGAGGCCATTGCAGTTCTGACACCAAATGGCATCAGCTTCCCCCAAAGAGGGGAACCTAAACCCACCAACCACAGGCAATACAACCTCAAGAAACAACTAAAGGCAGAGGTCAAAGTTCTTGGG GCTATTCAGATCCTGTGCGGGGTGATGGTGTTGAGTTTGGGGATCATTTTGGTATCTGTTCCGTCCTCTCCATCCTTTACCCCGGTGTTTTCCACCCTTTTGAAGTCTGCTTACCCATTCATGGGAGGCTTGTGT TTTGTCATTTCTGGAACTCTGTCAGTCATCATGGAGAAAAAGTCAACTAAGCCTTTG TCTTCAGGGACGAAGACGGTGACAGTGTTACAAAGAGGTGTATGTGTTGTGGATTCTGTCCAAACCCTTGAGAAAAGCCAGTCAAAATTGTTATGTGGGgaattctctctcattcttttatcTATCTGA